Part of the Procambarus clarkii isolate CNS0578487 chromosome 20, FALCON_Pclarkii_2.0, whole genome shotgun sequence genome, CTGACGTTGATTATGCGTATCTGGCAATGTGCTATTTGCTGTAGAGTTTAGTTCAGCGCCAGGTCACCTGTTGCTGGAGTCGTATCATATCCGCAACTGCTTGCTCGGGGGATTACTGGGTGTGACTTTATGAGGTCTTAGTTCGCCTTTGTAGGTGAGTTAAGATTCATTGGTCACTCAAAGATTAGGCTTTGTTGATAACATATCACATGCCGAAGAATGTCTCGCAGGTGGCTCGTGTTTACGTGTATCAGCTGAAAATCTTCGTGTGGTCAGTGAGGTTTACGCAGTTTTCATGATGCCAGGCGACagctgtgtgcaggtgtttatgTGTATCGTGAATGGTTGTATCCAGGGAGGGCGTCGCCCCACGACCCTCAGCCAGACTCCGGCAGTCGCCCCGCATAAATCACGCTTACTGACCTCCCTCCCCCATCAACCCCCTCCcaaaccccccaccaccagctcTCACTCTACTGCCAGTCTCCGCTCGCCACCCGCTTCCCGCCTTCTGCTGCTCGCCACTCGTTTCCCGCCTTCTGGTGCTCGCCACCCGCTTCCCGCCTTCTGCTGCTCGCCACCCGCTTCCCGCCTTCTGCCGCTCGCCATCCGCTTCCCGCCTTCTGCCGCTCGCCACCCGCTTCCCGCCTTCTGCCGCTCGCCACCCGCTTCCCGCCTTCTGCTGCTCGCCACCCGCTTCCCGCCTTCTGCCGCTCGCCACCCGCTTCCCGCCTTCTGCCGCTCGCCACCCGCTTCCCGCCGTCTGCCGCTCGCCACCCGCTTCCCGCCTTCTGCCGCTCTCCACCCGCCTTCTGCCGCTCGCCACCCGCTTCCCGCTTTCTGCTGCTCGTCACCCATCATTCCTCCCGCCGTTAGACACTATGGGCCGCCCGCCTCCAACCCTTGCCTAGGCATTGATCCCTGTAGCTATGATCTGGCATTCAGCTATCTGATAATTCTTTGGTCTGATCATTCTTGATGTTTCCTGTAGTGGATATAAAGCTTAAGTTTTTGCCTTGAAATTCAAATTGAAGTAAGTTTGTTTAGGCATAAGTAAAAACTTGTGGCATGGTTGTCACTTTCTGGTGGATGAGGTGTGTATGAGGGCCTGATGGCTAGCTGAGGATAGGCCGGGTAGGGATAGGTTTGAGGATATGTAGTGGTGAGAGATGCATTGTTTATGCGTTAATTACCCCAGACTTCCTTACACAAGGTTGCTGTGGGATGGCTGTTGTAGTTTTCATGCTTTGTGTCTGGCTTTGTCTGTGCTGGGATATGGTGCTTCTCTTGTTTTGTTTGTAGCACTACCTTGATTAACAGAGTTTTCTTCCATGCAACACGGATTATGCGGGAAAACCGTCACCGAAGGTCTCTTGTGCACCCGTTTCCCTGATAATGTGTTGTTTGGGCTGCCTGTCACTACTCCTCCATTCCTGTTTACTTGTAACTGTTGTTTCTTTGATACTGAAGACACGAAGGGCCTTAACCTTTCCCCTGACCTGTCCTGCACATTGCATTGCTTGCATGTTTGACACAGCCTGGACCATTTTACCATATTCGGATCCTTGTTTATAATGTCAACTAGTTCCTTTCTATCGTTGACCTGCGACTTCTGAGCCATTGTGTCCTTTCTTGCAGGTCGTTCAGTTCCCCCTTGTCTCGCTTGTGTTTACGTGCTCCTAGGCAGCTATGATTTCCAACTGAATTAACTACACA contains:
- the LOC123755520 gene encoding uncharacterized protein; the encoded protein is MGDEQQKAGSGWRAAEGGWRAAEGGKRVASGRRREAGGERQKAGSGWRAAEGGKRVASSRRREAGGERQKAGSGWRAAEGGKRMASGRRREAGGEQQKAGSGWRAPEGGKRVASSRRREAGGERRLAVE